In a single window of the Streptomyces sp. NBC_00285 genome:
- a CDS encoding ECF subfamily RNA polymerase sigma factor, BldN family, which yields MYPHVGVDASGLATLRATVQDLLRGFVPTAYAVPALAVATAPIGPCYALAEGSAAVGRRGRSTGAATARRPPAHSDSARMMDLVERAQAGEADAFGRLYDQYSDTVYRYIYYRVGGKATAEDLTSETFLRALRRIGTFTWQGRDFGAWLVTIARNLVADHFKSSRFRLEVTTGEMLDANEVARSPEDSVLESLSNAALLDAVKRLNPQQQECVTLRFLQGLSVAETARVMGKNEGAIKTLQYRAVRTLARLLPDDAR from the coding sequence GTGTACCCACACGTCGGGGTTGACGCCTCGGGCCTGGCTACGCTGCGCGCAACGGTCCAAGACCTGCTGCGCGGCTTCGTCCCCACCGCGTACGCCGTCCCCGCCCTCGCCGTCGCCACGGCACCGATCGGCCCGTGCTACGCACTGGCCGAAGGTTCCGCGGCCGTCGGCAGACGAGGGCGCTCTACCGGCGCCGCCACCGCCCGCCGTCCGCCCGCGCACAGCGACAGCGCCCGCATGATGGACCTGGTCGAACGCGCCCAGGCCGGCGAGGCCGACGCATTCGGCCGCCTGTACGACCAGTACAGCGACACCGTGTACCGGTACATCTATTACCGGGTGGGAGGCAAGGCGACCGCTGAGGATCTGACGAGCGAGACGTTCCTGCGCGCGCTCAGAAGGATCGGCACCTTCACCTGGCAGGGCCGCGACTTCGGCGCCTGGCTGGTCACCATCGCGCGCAACCTCGTCGCCGACCACTTCAAGTCGAGCCGCTTCCGGCTGGAGGTCACGACCGGCGAGATGCTCGACGCCAACGAGGTCGCGCGCTCCCCGGAGGACTCCGTCCTGGAGTCCCTCTCCAATGCCGCGCTGCTCGACGCCGTCAAGCGGCTGAATCCACAGCAGCAGGAGTGTGTGACCCTCCGTTTCCTCCAGGGCCTCTCGGTCGCCGAGACCGCCCGGGTCATGGGCAAGAACGAGGGGGCCATCAAGACACTCCAGTACCGGGCCGTACGCACCCTGGCCCGGCTCCTCCCGGACGACGCCCGCTGA
- a CDS encoding glutaredoxin family protein has translation MARMTPLFRRKQAGAPEDRIVTLIRKEGCHLCDDAQAVIEKVCADLGVPWEGKDIARDPQLHDLYWEQIPVVLVDGEQHTFWRVDEERLRKALIE, from the coding sequence ATGGCCCGTATGACTCCCCTGTTCCGCCGTAAGCAGGCCGGCGCTCCCGAGGACCGGATCGTCACGCTCATCCGCAAGGAGGGGTGTCATCTGTGTGATGACGCACAGGCGGTGATCGAGAAGGTGTGTGCGGATCTCGGGGTTCCCTGGGAGGGGAAGGACATCGCCCGGGATCCCCAACTGCACGACCTGTACTGGGAGCAGATCCCGGTCGTACTCGTCGACGGTGAGCAGCACACCTTCTGGCGGGTGGACGAGGAGCGGCTGCGC
- a CDS encoding HAD family hydrolase, with protein MAALGWLTPRRRSATARSVLAGEASAEAARKSSQEVEKASGAEPETPFPVLGDDKAAAFFDLDNTVMQGAAIFHFGRGLYKRKFFETRDLAKFAWQQAWFRLAGIEDPEHMQEARDSALSIVQGHRVAELQSIGEEIYDEYMAERIWPGTRALAQAHLDAGQKVWLVTAAPVEIAQVIARRLGLTGALGTVAESVDGVYTGKLVGEPLHGPAKAEAVRALAAAEGLDLSRCAAYSDSHNDIPMLSLVGHPYAINPDTKLRKHARQLDWRLRDYRTGRKAAKVGIPAAAGVGAVAGGTAAAIALSRRRR; from the coding sequence ATGGCCGCTCTTGGATGGCTCACTCCCCGCAGGCGCTCCGCCACGGCACGCAGCGTGTTGGCAGGCGAGGCCTCGGCGGAGGCCGCGCGCAAGTCCTCCCAGGAGGTCGAGAAGGCCTCCGGTGCGGAGCCGGAGACCCCGTTCCCGGTCCTCGGCGACGACAAGGCTGCAGCCTTCTTCGACCTGGACAACACCGTGATGCAGGGCGCCGCCATCTTCCACTTCGGCCGCGGCCTGTACAAACGGAAGTTCTTCGAGACCCGCGACCTCGCCAAGTTCGCCTGGCAGCAGGCGTGGTTCCGGCTGGCCGGCATCGAGGACCCGGAACACATGCAGGAGGCCCGCGACTCGGCGCTCTCCATCGTGCAGGGTCACCGCGTCGCCGAGCTCCAGTCCATCGGCGAGGAGATCTACGACGAGTACATGGCCGAGCGCATCTGGCCGGGTACCCGCGCGCTGGCGCAGGCGCACCTGGACGCCGGCCAGAAGGTGTGGCTGGTCACGGCAGCGCCGGTGGAGATCGCCCAGGTGATCGCGCGACGGCTGGGCCTCACGGGCGCCCTGGGCACGGTGGCGGAGTCGGTGGACGGCGTCTACACGGGCAAGCTGGTCGGCGAGCCGCTCCACGGTCCCGCGAAGGCGGAGGCTGTGCGCGCCCTGGCCGCAGCGGAGGGCCTGGACCTCTCCCGTTGCGCCGCCTACAGCGACAGCCACAACGACATCCCGATGCTCTCCCTGGTCGGCCACCCCTACGCGATCAACCCGGACACCAAACTCCGCAAGCACGCGCGGCAACTGGACTGGCGCCTGCGCGACTACCGCACCGGCAGGAAGGCCGCGAAGGTCGGCATCCCTGCGGCGGCGGGCGTGGGAGCGGTGGCGGGCGGCACTGCGGCGGCGATCGCCCTGAGCCGACGCCGCCGCTAG